One part of the bacterium (Candidatus Blackallbacteria) CG13_big_fil_rev_8_21_14_2_50_49_14 genome encodes these proteins:
- a CDS encoding ATPase produces the protein MKHPDLSGLQDQLQQVTPYFEALRQQIHRVILGQENLVERLLIALLGDGHILLEGVPGLAKTLSISTLAQAVHVGFKRIQFTPDLLPADLIGTRIYNPQNNSFEVKQGPIFTHFLLADEINRAPAKVQSALLEAMQERQVTIGQETYFLPAPFLVLATQNPLEQEGTYPLPEAQLDRFMLKVQVNYPTPAQEKAIILQQVNQNEKLEVQPVLKAEDIVGARTLVRQIYLDPAIADYIVDLIFATREPERYQLDLQHLIRCGASPRASIYLALCAKVHAFLNKRAFVIPEDVKAIGLDVLRHRLSITYEAEAEEITSEQIVQKIFEKIQVP, from the coding sequence ATGAAACATCCCGATCTCTCCGGCCTGCAGGATCAGTTGCAACAGGTCACTCCTTATTTTGAAGCTTTGCGCCAGCAGATCCACCGCGTGATTCTGGGGCAGGAAAACCTGGTAGAGCGCTTGCTGATTGCACTCTTGGGGGATGGGCATATTTTGCTGGAGGGAGTGCCCGGTTTGGCCAAAACGCTTTCGATCAGTACCTTGGCCCAGGCTGTGCATGTGGGGTTTAAACGGATCCAGTTTACCCCCGATCTTTTGCCTGCTGATTTAATTGGCACCCGGATCTACAATCCCCAGAACAACAGTTTTGAGGTCAAACAGGGGCCGATCTTTACCCATTTTCTGCTGGCAGATGAAATTAACCGTGCGCCCGCCAAGGTTCAAAGTGCGCTGCTTGAGGCCATGCAGGAGCGCCAGGTGACCATCGGCCAGGAAACCTATTTCCTGCCTGCCCCCTTTTTGGTGCTCGCCACCCAAAATCCTTTGGAGCAGGAGGGAACCTATCCTTTGCCTGAGGCCCAGTTGGATCGTTTTATGCTCAAAGTTCAGGTCAATTACCCGACGCCAGCGCAGGAGAAGGCGATTATTCTGCAGCAGGTCAATCAGAATGAAAAACTAGAAGTTCAGCCGGTTTTAAAAGCCGAGGATATTGTGGGGGCACGCACCCTGGTCAGACAGATCTATTTGGATCCAGCCATCGCCGATTATATCGTGGATCTGATTTTTGCCACCCGTGAGCCCGAGCGCTACCAATTGGACCTCCAGCATTTGATCCGCTGTGGCGCTTCTCCCCGTGCCTCGATCTATCTTGCGCTCTGTGCCAAGGTGCACGCCTTTTTAAACAAGCGGGCCTTTGTGATTCCTGAAGATGTAAAGGCGATTGGTTTGGATGTTTTACGGCATCGTCTCAGTATTACTTATGAGGCAGAAGCTGAGGAAATTACCTCAGAACAGATCGTGCAGAAGATCTTTGAGAAAATTCAGGTGCCTTAA
- a CDS encoding cytochrome C has product MRKSVLDYILRIYLPVTLLIVVVTYTVTYFVSRDERYHVGYQPTQPINYSHELHAGQLAIDCQYCHTGASKGRHANVPAVETCMNCHTVARTDRPEIKKLTAFYKENKPIPWQRIHKLPEHVYFNHSVHVNKGLACQECHGQIQTMPVVAQAKPFMMADCLACHRTAPQKYPHLVNLTGLKKGPENCTACHR; this is encoded by the coding sequence ATGAGAAAGTCTGTTCTTGATTATATCCTCCGGATATACTTGCCTGTAACGCTCCTGATCGTCGTTGTAACTTATACAGTGACTTATTTTGTATCTCGAGATGAGCGTTACCACGTCGGGTATCAACCCACTCAACCCATTAACTATTCCCACGAACTCCATGCAGGGCAGTTGGCAATTGATTGTCAGTATTGTCATACAGGAGCTTCAAAAGGACGCCATGCCAATGTGCCTGCCGTCGAAACCTGTATGAACTGTCATACTGTGGCCCGAACGGATCGTCCTGAGATTAAAAAGCTGACGGCCTTCTATAAGGAAAATAAACCGATCCCCTGGCAGCGAATTCACAAGCTTCCAGAGCATGTTTATTTTAACCACAGCGTGCATGTCAACAAAGGTCTGGCCTGCCAGGAATGCCACGGTCAGATTCAAACCATGCCTGTCGTGGCTCAAGCCAAGCCGTTTATGATGGCTGATTGTTTGGCCTGCCACCGTACTGCGCCCCAGAAATATCCGCATCTGGTCAATTTGACCGGTCTGAAAAAAGGGCCGGAAAACTGTACAGCGTGCCACCGTTAA
- a CDS encoding molybdopterin oxidoreductase — protein sequence MQQNKPTLKYWQALEELQDSPEVLEAKGHEFKQGVTDDFDPSEMGAVSRRRFLAAMGASAAFALTSCKSYMDHGKVVPYNHQTEEVIVGRPTFFASAVRTRDAACSVLVRTREGRPINLAGNPENPFNQGHINSQFLASVTALYDPERLSKPHKPDGSKLSWQEADDAIRKALQGDKQVALIAHSILSPAFSQLLKDFQAHYSNVKVYTHNTFHDGMRQAAWKKSYGQGVFPALQWDQADVVLALESDFLGVEGDLEMARLFADRRDIMNKASFNRFYVAEGNLSQTGMNADYRLRLRPDAQYSLVMGLLNELGSSLSSMTLASVAKAHGLSEAVLKHLVEDLKNSHGKALVYAGDRLPEAVHIAVNALNDHLGASALYRQESSVAQLEGSSVQDWEKLVSDMKSGAVGAVLHLGSNPVFELPTDLGYAEAVAKVPLIATLGTQVSETTAKSTHVLPVHHDLESWGDFKSRTGLHLLQQPVIRPIHDSRQAEGLFLAWLKGESYSEDLYLHYLQDYWQKQVYTKVKPLADFKTFWNSALHDGFVQYAEPVAKPGAFKASALKEAQAPETGKDFVVLLGRSYAVGGDGEFAGNGWLQEIPHPVSKVVWSNYAAISVTAANELGIKTDDLVQVQVGNRTLELPALVQPGMADKVIAIELGYGRSVAGMIGSEVGFNAHQLLSKADQNNPWILKGALSKGNGKKHLVCTQLHHAFDLEREQDLHIKRGIVHEANYPEYVKDPHSAAMHTHHLINVTKMHTYEGVKWAMAIDANKCTGCGTCVMACNVENNVPVVGPEQVDKGREMHWMRLDRYYSGTPEEPTVSIQPMLCQHCDNAPCEVVCPVNATNHSPDGLNQMAYNRCVGTRYCSNNCPYKVRRFNFFDYRNRFAKAYYRQEVHQLQHNPEVTVRSRGVMEKCTFCVQRLMWARQEAIREKRALKGSDVTTACQESCPSHAIVFGDMNDSESPIMKYRKHVTGYHVLEEVNARPNVTYVAKLRNTHDHRNTHA from the coding sequence ATGCAGCAGAATAAACCTACACTGAAATATTGGCAGGCCCTCGAAGAATTACAGGATTCTCCTGAAGTTTTAGAGGCCAAAGGCCATGAATTTAAACAAGGGGTCACCGATGATTTTGACCCCTCTGAAATGGGCGCCGTTTCACGGCGTCGTTTTCTTGCCGCGATGGGCGCTTCCGCAGCGTTTGCCCTGACCAGCTGTAAATCCTACATGGATCACGGCAAGGTGGTTCCCTACAATCACCAGACAGAAGAAGTTATTGTGGGCCGCCCCACATTCTTTGCTTCTGCTGTTCGCACCCGTGATGCCGCCTGTAGCGTTTTGGTACGTACACGGGAAGGGCGCCCTATTAATTTGGCGGGCAACCCTGAAAACCCCTTTAACCAAGGGCATATTAACAGCCAGTTCCTGGCTTCCGTGACCGCGCTTTATGATCCTGAGCGTTTGAGCAAACCCCATAAGCCCGATGGCTCCAAGCTGTCCTGGCAAGAGGCGGATGATGCGATTCGGAAAGCCTTGCAGGGAGACAAGCAGGTCGCCCTGATTGCGCACAGCATTTTATCTCCTGCTTTCAGCCAATTGCTGAAAGATTTTCAGGCGCATTATTCGAATGTAAAGGTTTATACCCACAATACTTTCCATGATGGCATGCGGCAGGCTGCCTGGAAAAAATCTTATGGCCAGGGCGTTTTTCCCGCTTTGCAGTGGGATCAGGCCGATGTTGTTCTGGCCCTGGAGTCTGATTTCCTGGGTGTTGAAGGCGATCTTGAAATGGCAAGACTTTTTGCCGATCGCCGTGACATTATGAACAAAGCCAGCTTTAACCGCTTTTATGTGGCCGAAGGCAATCTGAGCCAGACAGGCATGAATGCAGATTATCGTCTGCGTTTGCGGCCCGATGCCCAGTATTCTCTGGTGATGGGGCTTTTGAATGAACTGGGTTCTTCACTCAGTTCAATGACTTTGGCCTCTGTCGCCAAAGCGCATGGCCTTTCAGAAGCTGTGCTCAAACATTTGGTTGAAGATTTGAAAAATTCCCACGGCAAGGCTTTGGTCTATGCCGGTGATCGTTTGCCGGAGGCTGTCCATATTGCAGTCAATGCCCTGAATGATCATTTGGGGGCGAGTGCACTCTACCGTCAGGAAAGTTCTGTTGCTCAGCTTGAGGGCAGCTCTGTTCAGGATTGGGAAAAGCTCGTTTCAGATATGAAATCTGGAGCCGTGGGGGCTGTTCTGCATTTGGGTTCTAACCCGGTCTTTGAACTGCCCACTGATTTGGGCTATGCAGAGGCTGTTGCGAAGGTTCCCCTGATTGCCACCCTTGGCACTCAGGTCAGTGAAACCACTGCCAAGAGCACGCATGTTTTACCCGTGCACCATGATCTCGAATCTTGGGGTGATTTCAAATCCCGTACCGGCTTGCATCTTTTGCAACAACCTGTGATTCGCCCAATTCATGATTCTCGCCAAGCAGAAGGTCTTTTCCTGGCCTGGCTGAAGGGTGAAAGCTATTCCGAGGATCTGTATCTTCACTATCTTCAAGACTATTGGCAAAAACAGGTTTATACCAAAGTCAAGCCGCTGGCTGATTTTAAAACCTTCTGGAATTCTGCTTTGCATGACGGCTTTGTGCAATATGCCGAGCCTGTTGCAAAGCCTGGTGCATTTAAAGCCTCGGCTTTAAAAGAAGCTCAAGCCCCTGAAACCGGTAAAGATTTTGTCGTCTTGCTGGGCCGCAGCTATGCGGTCGGTGGAGATGGCGAGTTCGCTGGCAATGGCTGGCTGCAAGAAATTCCTCACCCTGTCAGCAAGGTGGTATGGAGTAACTATGCTGCGATTTCTGTGACTGCAGCCAATGAATTGGGAATTAAAACCGATGATTTGGTTCAGGTTCAGGTCGGTAACCGTACCCTTGAACTCCCAGCCCTGGTTCAACCCGGTATGGCGGATAAGGTGATTGCGATTGAGTTGGGCTATGGCCGTTCTGTCGCTGGAATGATTGGCTCCGAGGTGGGTTTCAATGCCCATCAGCTTTTGAGCAAAGCCGATCAAAACAATCCCTGGATTCTGAAAGGCGCTTTGAGCAAAGGCAATGGCAAGAAACATCTTGTTTGCACCCAATTGCACCACGCCTTCGATCTGGAGCGCGAACAGGATCTGCATATCAAACGGGGTATTGTCCATGAGGCCAATTATCCTGAATATGTCAAAGATCCCCACTCTGCAGCGATGCATACCCACCATCTGATCAATGTCACCAAAATGCATACCTATGAGGGTGTGAAATGGGCAATGGCAATTGATGCCAATAAATGTACAGGTTGTGGCACCTGTGTGATGGCTTGTAATGTTGAAAACAACGTTCCCGTAGTCGGGCCTGAGCAGGTAGACAAAGGCCGTGAAATGCATTGGATGCGTTTGGACCGCTATTATTCTGGTACGCCGGAAGAACCGACGGTTTCAATTCAGCCCATGCTTTGTCAGCACTGTGATAACGCGCCCTGTGAAGTGGTTTGCCCGGTCAATGCCACCAATCACAGCCCGGATGGCCTCAATCAGATGGCCTATAACCGTTGTGTAGGCACCCGTTATTGTTCCAATAACTGTCCTTACAAGGTGCGCCGCTTTAATTTCTTTGATTATCGCAATCGCTTTGCCAAGGCCTATTACCGTCAAGAAGTCCACCAACTTCAGCACAATCCAGAAGTGACTGTCCGTTCCCGTGGGGTGATGGAAAAATGTACCTTCTGCGTGCAACGTTTGATGTGGGCTCGCCAGGAAGCCATTCGTGAAAAACGGGCATTGAAAGGCAGCGATGTCACGACTGCCTGTCAGGAAAGTTGCCCGAGCCATGCGATTGTCTTCGGAGATATGAATGATTCAGAGTCTCCCATTATGAAATATCGCAAGCATGTGACTGGTTACCATGTTCTGGAAGAGGTGAATGCCCGCCCGAACGTGACCTATGTCGCAAAACTTAGAAATACACACGACCATAGAAATACACACGCGTAG
- a CDS encoding hydrogenase codes for MQVANRPSSDAINPDGTIRDFSVEPSVVRKSPSLHDITEVISRPIESKATLKWYIALAISASLLMLEMVCWGISFYYGTGMWGNNIPVAWAFPIVNFVFWIGIGHAGTLISAILFLFRQKWRNGIARFAEAMTIFAVMCAGLFPLFHTGRPWLPLYLFPYPNKHAVWVNFLSPLVWDVFAVSTYFTVSLFFWYTGLVPDFATLRDRTLGKDLISKIKKTIYSVLSLGWRFSNRHWRHYERVYLILAGLSTPLVLSVHTIVSFDFAVSGLPGWHTTIFPPYFVAGAIFSGFAMVVTVLVFIRYIFDMQHLITIDTLEKMNKIILLTGTIVGYAYGMEFFIAWYSGNLIEQFTFINRAFGPYSWAYWIMISCNVISPQMFWFRKLRRSVPVMFIASIFVNIGMWFERYVITVTSLAREFLPSSWGWYNPTLVDFGLLLGSFGMFFTLTLLFVKFMPVISIAEVKSVTDEAKPSHHGGDH; via the coding sequence ATGCAGGTAGCAAACAGACCGAGTTCAGACGCCATCAATCCCGATGGCACTATCCGGGACTTTTCTGTTGAACCCTCGGTGGTTCGCAAAAGTCCGAGTCTTCATGACATTACTGAGGTGATTTCCCGCCCGATTGAAAGCAAGGCGACCCTGAAGTGGTATATTGCCCTGGCAATTTCCGCTTCCCTGTTGATGCTTGAAATGGTGTGCTGGGGAATCAGCTTTTATTATGGTACAGGCATGTGGGGGAATAATATCCCCGTCGCCTGGGCCTTCCCAATTGTTAACTTCGTTTTCTGGATCGGGATCGGTCACGCCGGAACCTTGATCTCTGCGATTCTATTTTTGTTCAGGCAGAAATGGAGGAACGGGATTGCCCGTTTCGCAGAGGCCATGACGATTTTCGCGGTGATGTGCGCGGGCTTGTTTCCGCTCTTTCACACCGGCCGTCCCTGGTTGCCGCTTTACTTATTCCCTTATCCCAATAAGCATGCGGTTTGGGTAAACTTTCTTTCTCCCTTGGTTTGGGACGTGTTTGCGGTTTCGACCTATTTCACCGTCTCTCTGTTTTTCTGGTATACCGGTCTGGTTCCCGATTTTGCGACCCTGCGGGATCGCACCTTGGGCAAAGACCTGATCAGCAAAATTAAAAAGACCATTTATTCTGTGCTCAGCTTGGGTTGGCGTTTTTCCAACCGCCACTGGCGCCACTATGAACGGGTTTACCTGATTCTGGCAGGCCTTTCAACGCCGCTGGTACTTTCTGTACACACGATCGTAAGTTTCGACTTCGCGGTTTCAGGATTGCCAGGCTGGCATACCACGATCTTCCCCCCCTACTTCGTTGCGGGCGCGATTTTCTCTGGTTTTGCCATGGTGGTTACGGTCTTGGTGTTTATTCGCTATATCTTTGATATGCAGCACCTGATTACCATTGATACCCTGGAGAAGATGAACAAGATTATTCTCTTGACCGGTACCATCGTCGGCTATGCCTACGGGATGGAGTTTTTCATCGCCTGGTACAGTGGCAATCTGATTGAACAGTTCACCTTTATCAACCGAGCCTTTGGTCCTTACTCCTGGGCCTATTGGATCATGATCAGCTGTAACGTTATCAGCCCACAGATGTTCTGGTTCCGTAAGTTGCGCCGTTCTGTGCCTGTAATGTTTATTGCCTCCATCTTCGTGAATATTGGGATGTGGTTTGAACGTTATGTCATTACCGTAACTTCACTGGCCCGTGAGTTTCTGCCTTCCAGCTGGGGTTGGTACAATCCGACACTGGTAGACTTCGGTCTCTTGCTGGGCAGCTTTGGGATGTTCTTTACCTTGACTCTGCTCTTTGTGAAGTTCATGCCCGTTATCTCAATCGCGGAAGTGAAGAGTGTGACGGATGAAGCCAAACCCAGTCACCACGGAGGTGACCACTGA
- a CDS encoding quinol:cytochrome C oxidoreductase, whose product MDPLRAKYSSIMLFMFLAGVGVCSLFMVAIEYLAGAVWSTPLRRVFEILASTVLFLPLFALPILPFMQDLYLWTHETDEILARKAAYLNQPFFLIRLALILGIWILFYKLYSSRSLKQDTTGDQQMTHKNVKMSALFIPVFGISITALAIDFLMSLEPHWFSTMFGVNFFAGSLVAALGVLTIAVILLNENGYLIKGIIGDHYYSLGFGMFAGCVFWTYTAFSQGMLIWYANLPEETPWFLHRWEGSWKVITIALILVHFIGPLFGLIQRKNKRNPHRMLFMAAWVIFAHMLDLYWIVVPVFQPKGPTLALTEFGFIAIAVGFLIVLVTQQAKKKNLVAIGDPKLQRGLAFRL is encoded by the coding sequence ATGGATCCCCTGCGTGCCAAATACAGCAGCATCATGTTGTTTATGTTTCTGGCCGGTGTGGGTGTTTGCTCCCTGTTTATGGTAGCGATTGAATATCTGGCTGGTGCAGTCTGGAGCACTCCCCTGCGCCGTGTCTTTGAAATTCTGGCTTCGACAGTGCTGTTCTTACCACTGTTTGCCCTGCCGATTCTGCCCTTTATGCAGGATCTCTATCTCTGGACCCATGAAACCGATGAAATTCTGGCCCGTAAAGCAGCCTATTTGAATCAGCCTTTTTTCCTGATTCGTCTGGCTTTGATTTTGGGGATCTGGATTCTCTTCTATAAGCTTTATTCCAGTCGTTCGCTGAAACAGGATACGACCGGCGATCAGCAAATGACTCATAAAAATGTCAAAATGTCAGCTTTGTTTATTCCTGTTTTCGGAATTTCAATCACGGCTTTGGCGATTGACTTTTTGATGAGTTTGGAGCCCCATTGGTTTTCAACCATGTTTGGCGTCAATTTCTTTGCTGGCTCCCTGGTGGCAGCTCTGGGCGTGCTCACGATTGCTGTCATTTTGCTCAATGAAAATGGCTATTTGATCAAGGGGATTATCGGTGATCATTATTACAGTCTGGGTTTTGGCATGTTTGCGGGTTGTGTTTTCTGGACCTATACCGCTTTCAGCCAAGGCATGCTGATTTGGTATGCCAACCTGCCTGAAGAAACCCCCTGGTTTCTGCATCGTTGGGAAGGCAGCTGGAAGGTCATTACCATTGCCTTGATTCTTGTGCATTTTATTGGGCCTCTGTTTGGTTTGATTCAACGTAAAAACAAACGCAATCCCCATCGTATGCTTTTCATGGCCGCCTGGGTCATCTTTGCGCATATGCTGGATCTCTACTGGATTGTGGTTCCTGTTTTCCAACCCAAAGGTCCTACCCTGGCGCTGACAGAATTTGGTTTTATCGCCATCGCTGTGGGCTTCCTGATCGTGCTGGTCACCCAGCAGGCCAAAAAGAAAAACCTGGTCGCAATTGGAGATCCCAAGCTGCAACGTGGTTTGGCATTCCGTCTGTAG
- a CDS encoding serine/threonine protein phosphatase: MVRAAGVTDVGKVRQINQDSFEILEDQHIYIVADGMGGHAAGDQASRIAVKTINEILSAYDFSTEALDAEENSPLAIEELIRYALQEANEQILLASLSNQHLQGMGTTAIVAIAYNGSVFIGHVGDSRTYLIRNQQLSQLTEDHSVVQQLVRAGAISEEEAAVHPYKNVITRCLGMQANVEPDTMELVLQPGDRILMCSDGLSNMVTNATMQEVVLANEDPLPACEKLIALANENGGTDNITVLLLYND, from the coding sequence GTGGTACGAGCGGCTGGAGTTACAGATGTAGGAAAAGTTCGTCAAATTAACCAGGATAGCTTTGAAATTCTGGAAGATCAGCATATCTATATTGTCGCAGATGGCATGGGCGGGCACGCCGCTGGTGATCAAGCCAGTCGGATTGCCGTGAAAACCATCAATGAAATTTTGTCTGCCTATGATTTTTCGACAGAAGCCCTGGATGCAGAAGAAAACAGCCCTTTGGCAATTGAAGAACTTATTCGCTATGCCCTGCAGGAAGCCAATGAGCAGATTCTTTTGGCTTCACTCAGCAATCAGCATCTCCAAGGTATGGGCACCACCGCGATTGTCGCGATTGCCTATAATGGCAGTGTGTTTATTGGCCATGTAGGCGACAGCCGAACCTATTTAATACGCAATCAACAGCTTTCACAATTGACAGAAGACCATTCTGTTGTTCAACAATTGGTGCGAGCTGGCGCGATTTCTGAAGAAGAAGCCGCTGTTCATCCTTATAAAAACGTCATTACCCGTTGCTTGGGAATGCAGGCCAATGTTGAGCCTGATACCATGGAGCTTGTTTTACAACCGGGCGATCGCATTTTGATGTGTTCGGATGGTCTTTCCAATATGGTCACCAATGCAACGATGCAAGAAGTTGTTCTGGCCAATGAAGATCCGCTTCCCGCCTGTGAAAAACTGATTGCCCTTGCCAATGAAAATGGTGGGACAGATAATATCACTGTTCTGCTCTTGTATAATGACTGA